TACCATAAAAATACAGTAATATTAGGTAATAGATGGATTATTTCGCAAAAAGAATCATCCCATGTCTCGATGTCAATAAAGGAAGGGTGGTCAAAGGTGTCAATTTTGTAGGCCTGCGCGATGCAGGCGACCCAGTGGAAGTGGCCAAACGCTATAACGAAGAGGGGGCTGACGAGATCACCTTTCTCGATATCGGCGCCAGCCATGAAAGGCGTGACACCATTGTCGATGTCGTAAAGAAAGTGGCACAGGAAGTGTTCATCCCCTTGACCGTAGGCGGAGGGATCCGCGAACTTCCCGATATCTACAACCTTCTCAATGTCGGCTGTGACAAGGTCAGCATCAATTCGGCAGCCATCAAACGTCCCGAATTCATCGAGGAAGGTGCCAAACGTTTCGGTTCACAGTGTATCGTCGTAGCTATCGATGCCAAGAGAGTCGGAAACGGCAAATGGCATATCTTTACGCATGGCGGAAGAAATGACACCGGCATCGATGCCCTGCAGTGGGCCAGAGAGGCGTATGAGAGAGGTGCCGGTGAATTGCTCGTCACTTCCATGGATGCGGACGGCACCAAAGCAGGGTTCGACAACGAGCTCAACAGGAAGATCGGGGAACTGGTCAACATTCCTGTCATCGCGAGCGGCGGTGCGGGAACCATGCAGCATATCGAGGAGGCATTTACCCTGGGGAATGCCGATGCAGCACTTGCCGCTTCGATCTTTCACTTCAGAGAGATAGACATCATGGAACTCAAACACTATCTCAAAACAAAAAATATACCGGTAAGGATATAAGATGATCATTTGTGCAGGAAAAAGCGAACAGTTCGATTTCGCAATGCCCGTAGGGGTGGGAATGATGGAGGTCGCGATCAACCTCACCCGACTCTGCGAAGCCAAAAAACCGGACTATATCCTATTTGTAGGTACAGCGGGTTCCTACGGGGAGAAGAAGATCTTCGACATCATCGAGTCCAAGACCGCAGCCAACATAGAGAACAGTTTCTTTACAGGCGGTTCATACAGCCCGCTTGACAATGTTGTTACAAGTGTTATGGATGTTTCACGTGAAACAATCGTGAACTCCTCAAATTACATCACCACAGACAAGAAGATGGGTCCCTACTATACAGCGCAAAACGTGCATATCGAGAATATGGAGTTCTTTGCCGTGATGAAAGTCGCCCAGTTCTACAAGATCTCCGCCGGAGGTATCTTCTGTGTAACGAATTACTGTGATGAAAATGCGCATGAGGATTTTGAAAAGAACCAGAAAGAAGCAATGAAGCGTCTGGATGTTTATGTGAAAGAGCGGGCACAGAAATAGATGAACAAAAAAATCATACAGGATCTCACCAAAGAAGAACTTGCAGAAAAGATCAAGCCTGCTTTCCGCTCCAAACAAATCTATGACTGGATCTACCACAAATACGCTACCTCCTTTGAGGAGATGAAGAATCTTCCCAAAGCGATGAGGGAAGAACTCGATGCAGAATACACGCTTGCACCCCTTAAAACAGTGACGGTACAGGACAGTATGGACGGCAGCCGGAAGTATCTCTTTGAACTCCATGACGGACATACGGTCGAAGCCGTACTTCTCCTGATGCGTGACAAAGAGTATCATGAAGATGGCTCTGTAAAGCACCAGGAGCGCTATACAGTGTGTATCTCCTCCCAGGTAGGGTGCAAGGTAGGGTGTGCCTTCTGTTTGACTGCAAAGGGCGGTTTTATGCGAAATCTGACTGCCGGTGAAATCGTCGAACAGCTCCGTATGATCAAAAAGGACAATGACATCGCTGCCAACCGTCGTGTCAACATCGTCTTTATGGGAATGGGCGAGCCTCTTGACAACCTCGAAGCCGTAGCAAAGTCTGTCAAGATATTCGCTGAAGAGGAAGGTATGGCCATTGCACCACACAGGCAAACCATCTCAACCTCTGGCCTCTCGTCAAAGATCGAGAAGCTTGGGAAAATGGAGCTTGGCATCAACCTGGCCATCTCCCTGCATGCTGTTGATGATGAACTGCGTCAACAGCTCATGCCTATCAACAAAGCCTACAATATCGAGTCGATCATTACCGCGGTAAAAAATTTCCCTGTCAACGACAGAAAGCGTGTGATGTTCGAGTATCTTGTCATCAAGGATGTCAATGACGATATCTCGGCAGCAAAGAAACTGCTCTCCCTGCTTGACGGCATCAAAGCCAAGGTCAACCTGATCTACTTCAATCCTTACGGGGGTACGGAATTCAAACGGCCTTCTGAAGCGGATATGAAAAAGTTTCAGGAGTATTTAACCAAAAGAGGACTACATTGCACCATCCGTGAGTCCAAGGGGCTTGATATTTCAGCCGCCTGCGGACAACTGCGGGAACAAGAACTCGAAGGAGAAATATAGATGCCTGATGTACAGATAGCATTATTGGTTTTTATCGTTTTGGTTGTGGGTGTCGGCGGAGGATGGTTCATTTATGAAGCAAACAGGGATGAGTAGGTTATTGTTTCCTGTGAAACAAAAGCATAACATCTGAAATCACCTCCACAAGAGTTATCGTGACTTTTACTTTATTCAAATTTCTTCTCCCTGCTTTTTTTAGAAAAAAGTAGACAAAAAAGCGTCACCTCGCAAGTGTACCACGATGTTCCCGGCGCGTTGCTACGCAATCTGCGTGCCTCCACATCGATACACCCGGTGCTCAGTGACAAAAGAAGCATATTTACTCAACAATTTCATATTCGGCGATAGCCTATCTATTAATACAATACATTGTCGTGTCGAACGACCTTGAAAGCGAAGCGATTCGAGAGACACGACGCTTTTTTGCTTCGTTTTTTCTAAAAAAATGAAGAGAGTAGCACGCCTCGAGAATAACTTGGAGGCAACTTTACAAACAAACACAAATTAGCTTTACCTTTTAGAAAATTTTGATCGTATGAAAATTGTTTTAGCGGTGCGTGTTTACGTACCCTACAGAGAAAATGATTTACTTCTTGTTGAAGGTACGTTCATCTTTCGGACAGATAAGGTCATACATCTGTCCAAAATCACTCTTACTTTTTATATGAAACCTATTCCCATAAGTGAAAGAAAGCGTATGTGCATGCAGCATCAGACGTCGTGCTCCCGTCTCAAGGAAGCGTTCTTCCTCACTGATCTCATCTTCGAGATATCGGTTGGCAGTATCGAATGTCGTACCATAGATCGGGTCACCGAGAATAGGATGTTTCACGTGAAACAAATGTACCCTTATCTGGTGTGTTCGTCCTGTCTGGGGGTAGCAGGCAACCAATGTGGCGTCAAGTGTTTCATTGTATCGAAGCGGTACAAAGTCTGTGTGTGATACCTTACCCGCATCAGAGATAAAAACTTTATGCTTGACTCGACTGTAGTCATTGTTGATCTTGATCTTTTCCGAGACAGAAAAAGGTTCGTTTAGCCTGCCATCCACCCAGGCGAGATAGCTCTTTTTGATCGTTTTGGCTTCAAAGGAATTCTTCAAGTGTGCCTCTGCCTTTTTATGCTTACTGGCGAGCAGCAACCCCGATGTTTCCATATCTATGCGGTGCGTCGCATTGGCATTGTCACCACTGATATGACGTATCTCGTCAAGCATGGAGTAGGGGGTTGACATGGTGTTGGGGTGCACCAGTACACCGGAAGGTTTTTCAAAGATCATAAAGTCCCTGTTAGAGAAAAGTGGACGTCTTCCCTGTGACGCCGCTTTGAAATAGACCACTTCTACTTCACCCTCTATGGACTGACCTGTATTGAAGATGGACTCACCATCTATCAGTAAGCGTCCTTTTGCCAATACCCGCTGTGCCTGCCCCTGTGTAAAGTTGAATTGCCGCATAATGAACAGAAAGGCAGGCATCTTATGTTTCACGTGAAACTTCTCTTTGACAAATGGCATATGTTCTAACCCTTATGTAACTGCTATTTTGGTAGAATAATACCAAAATTTTACAGACATAAAGGTATGGCATGGTAGAAAGATATTCACGAGAAGAGATGGCGAAGAACTGGACGATGCAGGCAAAGTATCAGGCATGGCTCGATGTAGAGCTTGCAGTGGTCAAAGCATGGAACAGGATAGGGCTTATCCCTGATGAGGATGCAGAGAAGATCGTAAAGAATGCAGGTTTTTCCGTAGAGCGTATCGATGAGATCGAAGCAGTCACCAAGCATGACCTTATTGCATTTACCACATCCGTTTCCGAAACACTGGGGGAAGAGAGCCGCTGGTTCCACTACGGCATGACAAGTTCCGATACTGTCGATACTGCCGTTGCTTTACAGATGGTACGTTCTCTCAGGATCATCATCGAAGATGTGAAGATGATGATGGAGTCCATCAAGAAAAGAGCGATGGAGCACAAAATGACGCTGATGGTGGGAAGAAGCCACGGAATCCATGGTGAACCCATCACATTCGGTCTTGTTCTTGCCGTCTGGTATGACGAAATGGCAAGACATCTTGAGAACCTCGAACAGACCATGGAAGTGATCAGGGTAGGCCAGATCTCAGGTGCTATGGGTAACTTCGCACACGCCCCACTCGAGCTT
This DNA window, taken from Sulfurovum lithotrophicum, encodes the following:
- the hisF gene encoding imidazole glycerol phosphate synthase subunit HisF produces the protein MDYFAKRIIPCLDVNKGRVVKGVNFVGLRDAGDPVEVAKRYNEEGADEITFLDIGASHERRDTIVDVVKKVAQEVFIPLTVGGGIRELPDIYNLLNVGCDKVSINSAAIKRPEFIEEGAKRFGSQCIVVAIDAKRVGNGKWHIFTHGGRNDTGIDALQWAREAYERGAGELLVTSMDADGTKAGFDNELNRKIGELVNIPVIASGGAGTMQHIEEAFTLGNADAALAASIFHFREIDIMELKHYLKTKNIPVRI
- a CDS encoding purine-nucleoside phosphorylase, which translates into the protein MIICAGKSEQFDFAMPVGVGMMEVAINLTRLCEAKKPDYILFVGTAGSYGEKKIFDIIESKTAANIENSFFTGGSYSPLDNVVTSVMDVSRETIVNSSNYITTDKKMGPYYTAQNVHIENMEFFAVMKVAQFYKISAGGIFCVTNYCDENAHEDFEKNQKEAMKRLDVYVKERAQK
- the rlmN gene encoding 23S rRNA (adenine(2503)-C(2))-methyltransferase RlmN — its product is MNKKIIQDLTKEELAEKIKPAFRSKQIYDWIYHKYATSFEEMKNLPKAMREELDAEYTLAPLKTVTVQDSMDGSRKYLFELHDGHTVEAVLLLMRDKEYHEDGSVKHQERYTVCISSQVGCKVGCAFCLTAKGGFMRNLTAGEIVEQLRMIKKDNDIAANRRVNIVFMGMGEPLDNLEAVAKSVKIFAEEEGMAIAPHRQTISTSGLSSKIEKLGKMELGINLAISLHAVDDELRQQLMPINKAYNIESIITAVKNFPVNDRKRVMFEYLVIKDVNDDISAAKKLLSLLDGIKAKVNLIYFNPYGGTEFKRPSEADMKKFQEYLTKRGLHCTIRESKGLDISAACGQLREQELEGEI
- a CDS encoding RluA family pseudouridine synthase, with the translated sequence MPFVKEKFHVKHKMPAFLFIMRQFNFTQGQAQRVLAKGRLLIDGESIFNTGQSIEGEVEVVYFKAASQGRRPLFSNRDFMIFEKPSGVLVHPNTMSTPYSMLDEIRHISGDNANATHRIDMETSGLLLASKHKKAEAHLKNSFEAKTIKKSYLAWVDGRLNEPFSVSEKIKINNDYSRVKHKVFISDAGKVSHTDFVPLRYNETLDATLVACYPQTGRTHQIRVHLFHVKHPILGDPIYGTTFDTANRYLEDEISEEERFLETGARRLMLHAHTLSFTYGNRFHIKSKSDFGQMYDLICPKDERTFNKK